The Vicia villosa cultivar HV-30 ecotype Madison, WI linkage group LG1, Vvil1.0, whole genome shotgun sequence genome includes a region encoding these proteins:
- the LOC131612150 gene encoding MADS-box transcription factor 17-like isoform X1 produces the protein MGRGKVVLERIQNKINRQVTFSKRRSGLLKKAFELSVLCDAEVALIIFSGLGKLFQYSSSDLNKIIEKYRQCCFNNMSENGDLEEHESQGLYEELLMLRVKHESLAQTQRTFLGEEISALSIKDLQNIEKQLERTLAQARKHQIQKLMARVDELRQEVHKVEEINKQLESKERGLSTNVCAYSTDLTISNNNHNNNIITNLHDAQVNECEYSQFRHQQAASKGQATDTRTDRGQSSRNKNNGWMNI, from the exons TTGAGAGAATCCAGAACAAGATCAATAGACAAGTTACATTCTCAAAGAGAAGAAGTGGTTTGCTCAAGAAAGCATTCGAACTTTCTGTGTTATGTGATGCTGAAGTTGCTCTTATCATCTTCTCTGGCCTTGGCAAGCTTTTTCAATACAGTTCCTCTGA CTTGAACAAAATCATTGAGAAGTATCGTCAATGTTGCTTCAACAATATGTCTGAGAATGGTGACTTGGAAGAACATGAGTCACAG GGTTTATACGAGGAGCTTTTGATGTTAAGAGTTAAGCATGAATCACTTGCCCAGACTCAAAG GACTTTTTTGGGAGAAGAAATCAGTGCACTAAGCATAAAAGATTTGCAGAATATAGAAAAACAACTAGAGAGAACGCTTGCACAAGCTCGAAAGCACCAA ATTCAGAAACTGATGGCACGAGTTGATGAATTACGCCAAGAG GTGCACAAAGTGGAGGAGATTAATAAACAATTAGAATCCAAG GAAAGAGGTTTAAGCACCAATGTTTGTGCCTATTCTACTGATTTAACCATctccaacaacaaccacaacaacaataTCATTACCAATTTGCATGATGCACAAGTCAATGAGTGTGAATATAG TCAGTTTCGGCACCAACAAGCAGCGTCAAAAGGGCAGGCAACAGATACAAGGACTGATAGAGGCCAGAGCAGTCGCAACAAGAATAATGGATGGATGAATATTTGA
- the LOC131612150 gene encoding MADS-box transcription factor 17-like isoform X2: MGRGKVVLERIQNKINRQVTFSKRRSGLLKKAFELSVLCDAEVALIIFSGLGKLFQYSSSDLNKIIEKYRQCCFNNMSENGDLEEHESQGLYEELLMLRVKHESLAQTQRTFLGEEISALSIKDLQNIEKQLERTLAQARKHQIQKLMARVDELRQEVHKVEEINKQLESKSVSAPTSSVKRAGNRYKD; the protein is encoded by the exons TTGAGAGAATCCAGAACAAGATCAATAGACAAGTTACATTCTCAAAGAGAAGAAGTGGTTTGCTCAAGAAAGCATTCGAACTTTCTGTGTTATGTGATGCTGAAGTTGCTCTTATCATCTTCTCTGGCCTTGGCAAGCTTTTTCAATACAGTTCCTCTGA CTTGAACAAAATCATTGAGAAGTATCGTCAATGTTGCTTCAACAATATGTCTGAGAATGGTGACTTGGAAGAACATGAGTCACAG GGTTTATACGAGGAGCTTTTGATGTTAAGAGTTAAGCATGAATCACTTGCCCAGACTCAAAG GACTTTTTTGGGAGAAGAAATCAGTGCACTAAGCATAAAAGATTTGCAGAATATAGAAAAACAACTAGAGAGAACGCTTGCACAAGCTCGAAAGCACCAA ATTCAGAAACTGATGGCACGAGTTGATGAATTACGCCAAGAG GTGCACAAAGTGGAGGAGATTAATAAACAATTAGAATCCAAG TCAGTTTCGGCACCAACAAGCAGCGTCAAAAGGGCAGGCAACAGATACAAGGACTGA